One genomic window of Bradyrhizobium sp. B124 includes the following:
- a CDS encoding threonine aldolase family protein, with amino-acid sequence MHYTPARPDPKAPAVRINLLSDTQTKPTPAMREAMAKAEVGDEQVGDDPTTNELNARVADLLGKEAAVFMPSGTMCNVAATLAYCRPGDEILAHATAHIIAREGGAHAALGGFQITQLPGDDGQFTPETFRAALHPRTRYQPPQVLVSVEQTANIGGGTIWKKTALDEVVRIAKDHGLVTHMDGARLLNATVASGIAPRDMTAGWDSAWIDFSKGLGAPIGGVIAGTRAFIDDVWRWKQRLGGSMRQSGVCAAACIYALDHHVDRLDDDHANARALARGLAQINGIAVQAPETNLVFFRPDGAGVSGDKMVAELRKRGVTLAMMDGRIRACTHLDVTAAMIEEAVGHVRDIVRGA; translated from the coding sequence ATGCACTACACCCCTGCCCGGCCCGATCCCAAGGCGCCCGCCGTCCGCATCAACCTGTTGTCGGACACGCAAACCAAGCCGACGCCGGCAATGCGCGAGGCGATGGCAAAGGCCGAGGTCGGCGACGAGCAAGTCGGTGACGATCCGACCACCAATGAGCTCAACGCCCGCGTCGCCGATCTGCTCGGCAAGGAAGCCGCCGTCTTCATGCCGTCGGGCACGATGTGCAACGTCGCGGCGACGCTGGCCTATTGCCGCCCCGGCGACGAGATCCTGGCGCACGCGACCGCGCATATCATCGCCCGCGAGGGTGGCGCGCATGCCGCGCTCGGCGGTTTCCAGATCACGCAGCTGCCGGGCGACGACGGCCAGTTCACGCCGGAGACCTTCCGCGCCGCACTGCACCCGCGCACCCGCTACCAGCCGCCGCAGGTGCTCGTCAGCGTCGAGCAGACCGCCAATATCGGCGGCGGCACGATCTGGAAGAAAACCGCGCTGGATGAGGTCGTGCGCATCGCCAAGGACCACGGGCTTGTGACCCACATGGACGGTGCGCGCCTCCTGAACGCGACCGTCGCCTCAGGCATCGCGCCGCGCGACATGACGGCGGGTTGGGATTCCGCCTGGATCGATTTCTCCAAGGGACTCGGCGCACCGATCGGCGGCGTGATCGCCGGCACCCGCGCCTTCATCGACGACGTCTGGCGCTGGAAGCAGCGGCTCGGCGGCTCGATGCGGCAGTCCGGCGTCTGTGCCGCCGCCTGCATCTACGCGCTCGATCACCATGTCGACCGCCTCGACGACGACCATGCCAATGCGCGGGCGCTGGCGCGAGGACTGGCGCAGATCAACGGCATCGCGGTGCAGGCGCCCGAGACCAACCTCGTCTTCTTCAGGCCCGACGGCGCCGGCGTCTCCGGCGACAAGATGGTCGCGGAGCTGCGCAAGCGCGGGGTGACGCTCGCAATGATGGACGGCCGGATCAGGGCCTGCACGCATCTCGATGTCACGGCCGCGATGATCGAGGAAGCGGTCGGTCACGTCAGAGATATCGTCCGCGGGGCGTAG
- a CDS encoding O-acetyl-ADP-ribose deacetylase, which produces MTLTARQIGKARLEVIVTDITTLRVDAIVNAANSSLLGGGGVDGAIHRAAGPDLVAECRMLHGCKSGQAKITKGYRLPARHVIHTVGPVWNGGKLDEDSLLASCYRRSIELCEEHGLESVAFPAISTGIYRFPADRAAGIAVKTVVDALATAPGVTLVIFCCFSAQSGELHQEALDAFGSPCA; this is translated from the coding sequence CTGACCTTGACGGCGCGCCAGATCGGCAAGGCGCGGCTCGAAGTCATCGTTACCGACATCACGACCCTGCGCGTTGACGCCATCGTCAACGCGGCCAATTCGTCGCTGCTTGGGGGCGGCGGCGTCGACGGCGCGATCCACCGCGCCGCGGGGCCGGACCTGGTCGCCGAATGCCGTATGCTTCACGGTTGCAAGTCTGGCCAGGCCAAGATCACCAAAGGGTATCGGCTGCCTGCCAGGCACGTCATCCATACGGTCGGCCCGGTGTGGAATGGCGGCAAGCTCGACGAGGACAGTCTGCTTGCATCCTGCTATCGCCGCTCGATAGAGCTGTGCGAAGAGCACGGGCTTGAGTCCGTCGCTTTCCCTGCGATCTCCACCGGCATCTACCGCTTCCCCGCGGATCGCGCCGCCGGCATTGCGGTCAAGACTGTCGTCGACGCCCTGGCAACCGCACCCGGCGTCACGCTGGTGATCTTCTGCTGCTTCTCGGCCCAGAGCGGCGAGCTGCATCAGGAGGCCCTGGACGCCTTCGGGAGCCCTTGTGCCTGA
- a CDS encoding serine hydrolase domain-containing protein → MHGCRALIAALAVALVATVAQAGSPGPAAHSFSADGLAKVSDYVRNEIASGKIPGAILLLQQHGKPVYYENFGVRDVATELSMSAETIFRLYSMSKPITSVIAMMLVEEGRLALSDPVSKYIPAFADMKVGVEKRGDEGKATMTLEPLKRPVTIEDLMRHTAGLPYGYYGGGLVNRTYADAGLLDNDPDNAEFAARLTGLPLAEQPGTQWDYGHSTDVLGRIIEVITGKSLFQVEKERLLGPLGMNETAFYVADRAKWPLIAEPMPKDRIISPVADVSDPRQPLRRESGGGGMVGTVGDYARFSQMLLNGGSYGGKRYLKPETIALMASDHIGPETGVVRDKNYYPGPNSGFGLGFAVRTSVPPNTSWPLGEYRWDGVGGTFFFIDPADDLFGIFMVQTPSQRGRIQQELKTLIYQAMGR, encoded by the coding sequence ATGCATGGGTGCCGTGCGCTCATCGCGGCACTCGCGGTCGCCCTCGTCGCAACGGTTGCGCAGGCCGGCTCCCCGGGGCCGGCCGCGCACAGCTTCTCGGCGGATGGCCTCGCCAAGGTCTCCGACTATGTCAGGAACGAGATCGCGAGCGGGAAGATCCCCGGCGCGATCCTGCTGCTGCAGCAGCACGGCAAGCCGGTCTACTACGAGAATTTCGGGGTTCGCGACGTCGCAACCGAATTGTCGATGAGCGCGGAAACCATCTTCCGTCTCTATTCGATGTCGAAGCCGATCACGTCAGTCATCGCCATGATGCTGGTGGAGGAGGGCAGGCTCGCTCTCAGCGATCCGGTGTCGAAATACATCCCGGCCTTTGCCGACATGAAGGTCGGCGTCGAAAAGCGCGGCGATGAGGGCAAGGCGACGATGACGCTCGAGCCGCTCAAGCGTCCGGTGACGATCGAAGACCTGATGCGCCACACGGCAGGACTGCCCTACGGCTATTATGGCGGCGGTCTCGTGAACAGGACCTACGCCGATGCCGGCCTGCTCGACAACGATCCCGACAATGCCGAATTCGCGGCGCGGCTCACCGGGCTGCCGCTCGCCGAGCAACCCGGCACGCAATGGGATTACGGCCATTCCACCGACGTGCTCGGCCGCATCATCGAGGTGATCACAGGTAAATCCCTGTTTCAGGTCGAGAAGGAGCGGCTGCTCGGCCCGCTCGGCATGAACGAGACCGCATTCTATGTTGCCGACCGGGCGAAGTGGCCGCTGATCGCCGAGCCGATGCCGAAGGATCGCATCATCAGTCCGGTCGCCGACGTCAGCGACCCGCGCCAGCCGCTGCGACGGGAATCCGGCGGCGGCGGCATGGTCGGCACCGTCGGCGACTATGCGCGCTTCTCGCAGATGCTGTTGAACGGCGGCAGCTATGGCGGGAAGCGCTACCTGAAACCGGAAACCATCGCGCTGATGGCGTCCGATCACATCGGTCCCGAAACCGGTGTCGTGCGCGACAAGAACTATTATCCGGGGCCGAACTCCGGCTTCGGCCTCGGTTTCGCGGTCCGTACCTCGGTGCCGCCGAACACGTCCTGGCCGCTCGGCGAATATCGCTGGGACGGCGTCGGCGGGACGTTCTTCTTCATCGACCCCGCCGACGATCTGTTCGGGATCTTCATGGTGCAGACGCCGTCACAGCGCGGCCGGATCCAGCAGGAGCTGAAGACGCTGATCTATCAGGCGATGGGGCGCTAG
- a CDS encoding serine hydrolase domain-containing protein, with product MHSFRLTCAAAAAAVLLAASLAYAHTEGTYEIPAGAHFNPDKLAKISEFFKNEVATGKIPGAIVLIQQHGKPIYHEAFGVQDVVSKAPITDQTIFRLASMSKSITAVVSMQLLEEGKYKLDDPVSKYIPSFANVKVGVEKKAEDGTKTLELVPPERPMTILDLMTHTSGITYGFYGDSLVRKAYKDADIYGGDFDLAEFAERIAKLPLHNQPGALWQYGHSTDILARVMEVTTGEKLSTIEHERLLDPLGMKDTGFFVTDPEKQKLMAQPMPNDSDFRVGRVNDPTKVKKWESASGGMVSTMADYSRFAQMLLNGGTLDGKTILKPETFKELTTDRVGPGSGVARDVFYFPGDGFGFGLGIAVRTDPGNAKPPPPGDLGELKWDGASGCYYIIDRKQDFFFVLLEQTPTERQRIQRTLKQLVYEAMEN from the coding sequence ATGCATTCATTTCGTTTGACGTGCGCCGCCGCAGCAGCCGCGGTGTTGCTGGCGGCATCGTTGGCGTACGCACACACCGAGGGCACCTACGAGATTCCGGCGGGCGCGCATTTCAACCCCGACAAGCTCGCCAAGATCAGCGAGTTCTTCAAGAACGAGGTCGCGACCGGAAAAATTCCCGGCGCCATCGTCCTGATCCAGCAGCACGGCAAGCCGATCTATCACGAGGCCTTCGGCGTGCAGGACGTGGTCAGCAAGGCGCCGATCACCGACCAGACCATCTTCCGCCTGGCCTCGATGTCCAAGTCGATCACCGCCGTGGTCTCGATGCAGCTTCTGGAGGAGGGCAAGTACAAGCTCGACGATCCCGTCTCGAAGTACATCCCGTCCTTTGCCAATGTGAAGGTCGGCGTCGAGAAGAAGGCGGAGGACGGCACCAAGACGCTCGAACTGGTGCCGCCAGAGCGGCCGATGACGATCCTCGATCTGATGACGCATACGTCCGGCATCACCTACGGGTTCTATGGTGATAGCCTGGTCCGCAAGGCCTACAAGGACGCCGATATCTACGGCGGAGATTTCGATCTCGCCGAATTCGCCGAGCGGATCGCCAAGCTGCCGCTGCACAACCAGCCCGGCGCGCTCTGGCAATACGGCCATTCCACCGACATTCTGGCGCGCGTGATGGAGGTGACTACCGGCGAGAAGCTCTCGACGATCGAGCACGAAAGGCTGCTCGACCCGCTCGGCATGAAGGACACCGGCTTCTTCGTCACCGATCCCGAGAAGCAGAAGCTGATGGCACAGCCGATGCCGAACGACAGCGACTTCCGGGTCGGCCGGGTCAACGATCCGACCAAGGTCAAGAAATGGGAATCCGCCAGCGGCGGCATGGTCTCGACCATGGCGGATTATTCGCGCTTCGCGCAAATGCTGCTCAATGGCGGCACCCTCGACGGCAAGACCATCCTGAAGCCCGAGACGTTCAAGGAATTGACGACCGATCGTGTCGGCCCGGGCTCCGGCGTTGCGCGCGACGTGTTCTATTTCCCCGGCGACGGCTTCGGCTTCGGGCTCGGGATCGCGGTGCGCACCGATCCGGGCAATGCCAAGCCGCCGCCTCCAGGCGATCTCGGCGAATTGAAATGGGACGGCGCCAGCGGCTGCTATTACATCATCGACCGCAAGCAGGACTTCTTCTTCGTCCTCCTGGAGCAGACGCCGACCGAGCGTCAGCGCATCCAGCGGACGCTGAAGCAGCTCGTCTATGAAGCCATGGAGAATTGA